A genomic region of Limnohabitans curvus contains the following coding sequences:
- a CDS encoding glutathione S-transferase family protein, with protein MAKTTLTLSSKNYSSWSLRGWLMVKLSGIPFEETPVSTDNVDARAELLLLSPSILVPCLNHGSARVWDTLAIGEYLNEIAPKANLLPTNAVHRAHCRSICGEMHSGFSALRASLPMNIKAKFSKFKVWSKAQLDIDRVLYIWRDCLSTYKGPYLFGKQPTLADCMFAPVVTRFITYGIALDPVCEKYCQHILSMPEMKEWMAAATAEPDDIEELEVEF; from the coding sequence ATGGCCAAAACCACGCTCACACTCAGCAGCAAGAATTACTCGTCTTGGTCATTGCGAGGCTGGCTCATGGTCAAGCTTTCGGGCATTCCCTTCGAGGAAACACCCGTGTCCACCGACAACGTGGACGCACGTGCCGAGCTGTTGCTGCTCTCCCCTTCCATTCTTGTACCTTGCCTCAACCACGGCAGCGCGCGCGTGTGGGACACGCTGGCGATTGGCGAGTACCTCAACGAAATCGCACCAAAAGCAAACCTACTGCCCACCAACGCGGTGCACCGTGCACATTGCCGGTCCATTTGCGGCGAAATGCATTCGGGCTTTTCAGCCCTGCGTGCCTCGCTGCCCATGAACATCAAAGCCAAATTCAGCAAATTCAAAGTGTGGTCTAAAGCACAGCTCGACATTGACCGCGTGCTCTACATTTGGCGCGACTGCCTGTCTACTTACAAAGGTCCGTACTTATTTGGCAAGCAACCCACACTGGCCGACTGCATGTTTGCACCGGTGGTGACGCGCTTCATCACCTATGGCATTGCGCTCGACCCCGTGTGCGAAAAGTACTGCCAACACATTTTGTCGATGCCCGAGATGAAGGAGTGGATGGCAGCCGCAACTGCAGAGCCTGACGATATTGAAGAACTTGAAGTGGAGTTTTAA